The genomic interval TCCATTTCGAATCGTCCAGCGTGCCGCCCAAGCCGCTCGAACAGGCCAATCTGCCGGATTGGAAGCGTGTGCTCAGCGATGCTGAAACCCAGCCGTTGCCCAGCAGCGAGGGCGCACTGGCCCCCATACCGGCGCCAGTCACCGCCGGCGCCCCAAACCGTGCCGCCATGCCAGATGCAACACCTGAAATGATGAGCGTGGCAGACAAGGCGCAAGCCGATGACGCCGAGCTTCAATCCATGCTCGGCTATCAACGCAAGGTGTTCACCGGGGAAAAAATCGCCCTGGACTTTTACGAAACCGATATCAAAAATGTCTTCCGCATCCTGCGGGAGGTGAGCGGCAAGAACTTTGCCATCGACAAGGATGTCACGGGTAAGGTGACCATGACCCTGGACAAACCGGTGCCCTGGGATCAGGTGCTCGACCTGGTGCTCCGCATGAACCAGTTGGGCATGGCCAAGGAGGGAGACATCGTTCGTATTGCTACCCTGGAAACGCTCAAGGCCGAGGAAGACCTGCGAAAAGCCAAGTTAGAAGCCTACCGTAAGGCGCGCGAGGAGGTCAAGGCGCTGGAGCCGCTGATCACCAAGTACATCCCGGTTAGCTATTCGAATGCCGCCGGCGAGATTCAACCGCATATCAAGAATATTTTGACTAAGGATCGCGGCAGCGTCAGCGTGGACGCGAAAAACAACCAGATCATCATCACCGATACGGCGGAAATCGTGCGGCAGGCCCAGGAGATTGTGCGCCGCATCGACAAGGTGACCGCCCAGGTGGTGATCGAAGCGCGTGTGGTCGAAGTGAGCGATACCTTTTCGAGGGAGCTGGGCATTACCTGGGATCTCGCATTTGGTCCGGACAGCCTTGGGAGTTGGGAATTCGGTACCGATGCAAGCATGAATTTCCCATCCGAGGGTAATAATGATATCGGCATCAGTTTCTCTCGCCTGACCGGCGTGCCGTTTGTCATCAATGCGCGTCTCAATGCCCTTGAAACCATGGGAGAAGGACGAATTCTCTCGTCACCTAAAATCCTGACTCTGGATAACAAGAAGGCCAAGATCAAACAGGGCGTCGAGTATCCCTACCTGGAACGCGACTCTTCCGGTGGGTCCTCTGTAAAATTCAAGAATATCGACTTGCTGCTCGAAGTGACGCCGCATGTCACTCCTGACAATCGCATTTCGATGAGCATCTATATCACCAAAAACGATGTGGCTGGCATCACCGCGGGTGTCCCCTCGGTTTCCACCAACGAAGCCGAGACCGAGCTACTGGTCAATGACGGTGATACCATTGTGATCGGTGGAATCATAAAGTCTTCGGAAAACAAGGGGCAAAACAGTTTCCCAGGCTTGGGTAGAATCCCCTTGCTGGGATGGCTTTTCAAGAATACAACCCGGAGTACACAAAGTAACGAACTGTTAATTTTCATGACCCCGAGGATCGTAACGTTGGAGCAAGCGACGGCGTTGAATCCGTAAGGAAGGCTGTTAAAGTATAAGCACTCTGAATCGATAGGCTGAGAGAGTGCTGAAAAGAATAGGCCTACAAGGCCCGAAATGAAGAGGGAGATACGCCACCATTTATAATTGTTGGTGTATTCCTCAGAAAATTGCAGGGACAAAAAACGTTTCCACGCTATCAGCATGGGAACGTTTTTTGTCCCTGCCTTGGATTCTATACAGAGCTTATTTCATTTTTGATTGTGCCCTAAACCCTGTTAGGGACAATTATCGCCCGATTCCCAACCGTTGTTTTGCCTTCAGAGTCAATTCACTTTCTGGCGATGATAAAGAAATCACCGTCTCATACGAGGCACGAGCCTGCTCGATCTGACCGGTCAGAAGATAAGCTTCCCCCAGATGAAAATGAATCTCTGGGACATTGGGTGCCAGCTGGACGGCCTGTTCCAGGTAACGCAGGGCCAGGCGCCCCTGGTTCATGGCCAGGTAGGTACGGCCGGTGCCAAATAGGGCGTTGACCAGGTCGGGTTGCAGCTTGAGCGCTTCCTTGTAGTACTGTAACGATGTCGGGTAGTCGCCTTTCCGGTAGTAGGCCAGTCCCAAATTGGAGAGCGGAAACTGGGGCGTGGCGTAGAGGGCGTCTTTGGTGATTTCCTTGAAGGTTTCGATGGCCCGGTCCCACTCCTCAACAGTCAGGTAAGCAACCCCCAGGTTGTTACGGGCCGGGGTGTAACTCGGCTTCAGGGCCACGGCCTTCTGAAAGTGGCTGATGGCATCTGGCATGCGCTTTTTGGCCATGTAGCACAATCCCATGCTGTTGTGCACGAAAGGGTCTTCGGGGTTCAGCGATTCGGCCTTGGTGAGTTCGCGCAGAGCCGATGTGTAATCGCCCTGTCGCATATAGGCTTCGCCGATCTCTCGTGTGGCGGAGGCCAGGGCTTCATCGTGTTGGGTTTGCTGTCCGCCACAGGACCATAACAGGCCGGTGAGCAACAAGGTCGATAGGATCAGGCTAAATTGCTTCATTGTCGGCCTGCTGGGTTTAAAGGGCTGCCGAGTTTTGCGAGAAGTGGAACGTATGAACGTATGAACGTATGAAAGTGAAGGTATTCTGTCGATGTTTATCATGATGACTCCGTATGGCGTGTCGAAGATTGCGAAACGGCTTGGGCTACCATGTGATCACTGCGATGCCCTCGGCGCTGATCAGGTCGGTCACGGCTGAATGCAGGTCCGCGGCCGAGAGCAGGGCGCGGTTGGCCTGGGCGTCCGTATATAGAATACCCTGAACCGTGACCAAGGTGTTGTACTCGGACGAGCGCCGAGCGGCCGGCAGGGTCGGGTTTTCAGTGTAGGAAAACCCCAGACCATCCAATATCTTGCGGACCATGGCCGTGAAGGTGTCGTCGGCGCTGATTTGAACCACCTGCATGCCCGATGCGCCGATGGCTTTGACCGCGTCCCCGTAAAGATCGCCGAAATCCACCAGGATCTCTTTTCCGCCGGGTGCCGTAACCAGATTGGCATAGGCCTGGATCTGGATGCCGGCATAGGGGAAGGTGACGGCCACATCGGGCGCGTAGGTAAATCCGAGCGCCCGGCAGAGACGCTGGGCAAAATCCTTCTGGCCGGTCGGGGCGATGGCGAGAATGTTTTTCACGAGGTGCCGTTGACCAACGGCAGCCGGGTCGGCCGTGACAGCCTGGCCACCGGGGAACACCTCTTTGAGTTCGATGCCGTTCTGGGCGAGGTAGCGGCGAATGGATTCCGGGGTCTGCTCTTCCGGTCCGGCGATGGGCGTGATGCAGAGCCATCGCTGATCGGCCAGCGTTTTGACCCACTTGGCGTGAACCGTCACCTGCACCCCCGCGGCGGTGAAGCCAACCTCGCTCCGGGTCTGATCCTCTGCCCCGCCAATGGCGTCGAAGATGGCGGCGACAATCTCTTCCACCGACGCCTGCTCATCGTAGGTGACCACTTTGCCTTCCGGCCAGTTGGGTTTGAGGGTTTCCGGGTCGATGCCCATAATGCGGCCGTCTCGCGTGAAGAGCATCTTTTGCTCGGGAAGCGTCAGCATGGGGTGTTGGGAAAGGTCGACTTCAAAGTCGTCGCCAGTAGGCCGTGGGATGAAATAAGTGCCCTTCTCGTTGAGTTGACCGCCGACCGTGGCGGCCGCTTGGGCCAGGGCGCCGGGTGGCGCTTCGGGATCGGACGTCGGCAACCCGCTGGTGGGCAATGGCCGGCCCGCTGCTCCTGCGGCCCCGGCAGTGCCCATGTCGATGGTCTCGCGCAGGTTGCCTTCCGCGTCGTACATGGCGGCGTACCACTCTTTTTCGCGGATGGCCGGGTCGGGCATGTAGACATTCTGCCCCGCATAAATCCTATCGAGGTTTTCGATTTGTGGATTGGCGGCCTGGAACAGCTTGACGCCCTCCTGGTAGGCGCGGCTGCCAAAGCGGCCGTAGTATTTGGCAATCAACTGGGAAACCGTGTCACCACGCTGCACGGTGTAAGGCATGGCGTTTTGCAGCACGGCCTCGGTCACCTTGGCCAGGGTGACGAAAGGGATGGTGACCACGCCGCTGGCCTGGCCGGACAAGGTGCCGTGCTCGAGTTTGCGCAACGGGATATCGACGGCCTGGCCCGGCCGGAGAAGATTGATGTCGGTGACATGGGGGTTGAGACGCTGAAAAATGCCTAAAAAATCCCGAAAATCTGCGTGGGCGATCTCTCCTTTTTGACGGAAGATTTTGAGAATCCAGTCGTTTTTCTGGACCACGTACGGTTCACAGAGGATATCCCATCCGCGGTCGTAGCGCACGATGTAGTTTTTGTAGATCATGCTGCTGGCGTCGGCCGGGCGGCCTGCCCCGCTCAGCGGCAACAACAAGGCCAGTGGCAACAACAAAACCAGCGGCAACAGCCGCCGAACCAGCCGGTGATCTCCGAGAGCGATATCCGTAGTGGATTTGGTTTTAAGCGTCATCATCCTTTGCGCGCATGTTTGGGGCTCAGGTTTAAATCATCGGCGATGGCCTCTGTCACTGCTTTGACGAAAAGGTCGAATGCCGGCCCGGCGAGCGGTTTGCCCGGGGCAGGGAATTGATCCAGGTGGTCGGGGTGAAGGTAGACCGGTGCATTGATCAGCCTGGGATCGGGGGTCACCTCGAATTCCGGGGGCATGGCATTTTCGAAGTACATATCCTGAAAGCCGCTGAATTTCAGGGCATGTGCCGTGGAATCGACCACGGC from Desulfatitalea tepidiphila carries:
- a CDS encoding tetratricopeptide repeat protein, yielding MKQFSLILSTLLLTGLLWSCGGQQTQHDEALASATREIGEAYMRQGDYTSALRELTKAESLNPEDPFVHNSMGLCYMAKKRMPDAISHFQKAVALKPSYTPARNNLGVAYLTVEEWDRAIETFKEITKDALYATPQFPLSNLGLAYYRKGDYPTSLQYYKEALKLQPDLVNALFGTGRTYLAMNQGRLALRYLEQAVQLAPNVPEIHFHLGEAYLLTGQIEQARASYETVISLSSPESELTLKAKQRLGIGR
- a CDS encoding LysM peptidoglycan-binding domain-containing protein is translated as MMTLKTKSTTDIALGDHRLVRRLLPLVLLLPLALLLPLSGAGRPADASSMIYKNYIVRYDRGWDILCEPYVVQKNDWILKIFRQKGEIAHADFRDFLGIFQRLNPHVTDINLLRPGQAVDIPLRKLEHGTLSGQASGVVTIPFVTLAKVTEAVLQNAMPYTVQRGDTVSQLIAKYYGRFGSRAYQEGVKLFQAANPQIENLDRIYAGQNVYMPDPAIREKEWYAAMYDAEGNLRETIDMGTAGAAGAAGRPLPTSGLPTSDPEAPPGALAQAAATVGGQLNEKGTYFIPRPTGDDFEVDLSQHPMLTLPEQKMLFTRDGRIMGIDPETLKPNWPEGKVVTYDEQASVEEIVAAIFDAIGGAEDQTRSEVGFTAAGVQVTVHAKWVKTLADQRWLCITPIAGPEEQTPESIRRYLAQNGIELKEVFPGGQAVTADPAAVGQRHLVKNILAIAPTGQKDFAQRLCRALGFTYAPDVAVTFPYAGIQIQAYANLVTAPGGKEILVDFGDLYGDAVKAIGASGMQVVQISADDTFTAMVRKILDGLGFSYTENPTLPAARRSSEYNTLVTVQGILYTDAQANRALLSAADLHSAVTDLISAEGIAVITW
- a CDS encoding type IV pilus secretin PilQ — translated: MTTKIARIAALIVFTLGMAVMFFGCASQPGPEAAAAPEASAPLTAISSIAAVETDEGVQVTITADRPLTFSSLKQPDPLAVVLYFPETTAGQAQINRPNSIDMIPLISARQGNGQRTARVEIQLAGDASYTAVQEGNTVQVRFARSAEAAGAKADAAPAVATAAASAEPLSQETAARTSSAQPIVKSSSKAPASGAWVNKIDFLSEAEGKSTLVVGTTHAVDYRLEKVGPRQLQIRLLNTRIPSYRQRPLITTRFTSAVDRIMPTQSSQAKNESIVSIELREAVPYVAEQADNLLMVHFESSSVPPKPLEQANLPDWKRVLSDAETQPLPSSEGALAPIPAPVTAGAPNRAAMPDATPEMMSVADKAQADDAELQSMLGYQRKVFTGEKIALDFYETDIKNVFRILREVSGKNFAIDKDVTGKVTMTLDKPVPWDQVLDLVLRMNQLGMAKEGDIVRIATLETLKAEEDLRKAKLEAYRKAREEVKALEPLITKYIPVSYSNAAGEIQPHIKNILTKDRGSVSVDAKNNQIIITDTAEIVRQAQEIVRRIDKVTAQVVIEARVVEVSDTFSRELGITWDLAFGPDSLGSWEFGTDASMNFPSEGNNDIGISFSRLTGVPFVINARLNALETMGEGRILSSPKILTLDNKKAKIKQGVEYPYLERDSSGGSSVKFKNIDLLLEVTPHVTPDNRISMSIYITKNDVAGITAGVPSVSTNEAETELLVNDGDTIVIGGIIKSSENKGQNSFPGLGRIPLLGWLFKNTTRSTQSNELLIFMTPRIVTLEQATALNP